From a region of the Impatiens glandulifera chromosome 4, dImpGla2.1, whole genome shotgun sequence genome:
- the LOC124935069 gene encoding uncharacterized protein LOC124935069, whose product MLKNRKQREVHYRKGMGNGSGSLIFANYPVPILSGDNFKNWKESILIHLGCMDLDLALRIDQPAPLTDVSTADQRQMLEKWERSNRLSLMIIKKNIPEIFRGTISDDITKAEEFLIEIEKHFTKSDKTEMSTFLKSLITMRYLEKGNIREYILNMSNVASKLRALKLDLSEDMLVILVLLSLPAQYDQFKVSYNCQKEKWTLNELISHCVEEEERMKHKRTEEVHMIGTSKYVGGNKRKFKAVKIETAKAPVPAP is encoded by the exons ATGCTGAAAAACAGAAAGCAACGAGAAGTtcattacaggaaaggcatgggaaatg GATCTGGGTCTTTGATATTTGCTAACTATCCAGTCCCCATTTTATCGGGGGACAACTTTAAGAACTGGAAAGAATCTATTTTGATTCATTTGGGCTGTATGGATCTGGACTTAGCATTAAGGATAGACCAACCCGCTCCTCTTACGGATGTAAGCACTGCTGATCAAAGGCAGATGTTGGAGAAGTGGGAAAGGTCTAATCGTTTAAGTCTGATGATCATAAAGAAAAACATTCCAGAAATATTTCGGGGTACGATATCTGATGATATCACTAAGGCTGAAGAATTTCTCATCGAGATAGAAAAACACTTTACTAAAAGCGATAAGACGGAAATGAGTACTTTTCTTAAGTCACTCATTACCATGAGGTATCTCGAGAAGGGGAACATAAGGGAGTACATCCTTAATATGTCTAATGTCGCTTCAAAACTAAGAGCACTCAAGTTAGACCTTTCAGAGGACATGTTAGTCATATTGGTCCTGCTCTCACTTCCTGCTCAATACGATCAGTTCAAAGTTAGTTATAACTGTCAAAAGGAGAAATGGACTCTTAATGAACTCATTTCTCACTGTgttgaagaggaagaaagaatgAAGCACAAAAGGACTGAGGAGGTACATATGATTGGAACCTCGAAATATGTCGGCGGCAATAAAAGAAAGTTTAAGGCCGTGAAAATTGAAACTGCTAAGGCTCCAGTCCCAGCTCCTTAG